Part of the Streptomyces europaeiscabiei genome is shown below.
CACCGGCGAACCGGCCACCTCCTGCTCCCCGGGCGCCGCCACCACGGTCACCCTCCTGCCCGACGGACAACTACAGCGCGTCGACACGGCGGGCAAGTCGGTGACGTACACGAAGACGGACTGAGAATCGGTCTGCGGGCCTGAAAGCGGGCCTGAAAGCGGGTATGAAGGCGGGCCTGAAAGCGGGTATGAAGGCGGGCCTGAAAAGCAAGGGGCGCAGCCCCTGCTTTTCAGGGGCGCGGGGAACTGCGCGACCAGCCCCCACCGGACCCGCAGACGAAATCCGGGGGGCCTGGGGGCACAGCCCCCAGCTTGCGGAAGGGACGGGTAGGGGCGGCGGGGGCGAAGAAACCACCCCACAGCTCACCGCGCCTCCGGCGGCCGCTGCCGGGGCATGTTCGGCCGGGCCCCCGGCGGCATCGGCGCCCGCCCGTTGGCGCTCCCCTCCGGCCGCGAACCGGCACCCCCCGCCTGCACACCCAGCGGCGAACCCCCCGCCCGGAACTCCACCATCCAGTCCGCCGTCTCGGCCCGCACCAGCTCCGTGACGTCCTCGGAGAACCGCCGAAGCACCCCGAGACACCGCTCGGCGGCCTCCCCGGCCGTCCCCTCCGCCGGTCCCAGCACCTCCCGCGCACTCTCGGACGCCCAGTCGAACCGCAGCACCTGGAGCCGCCGCTGCACCGCCTGGGCCGTGGCGACGTCCCGCATCCACCCGGAGGTGACACCGAAGAACCGATCCACCGCGACGCACGCCACGCAGGACAGGAGTGCGAGATACCCCCAGGGGGCCGCCCCGCTCACCGCCCCGGTGAGGTCGAGCAACGGCAGCGCGGCCCCGGCGAGCGCCCCCGTCGCCGCGCCGATCCGCAGCACACGCGCCGCCATCCGTTTCCACACCCGGTCCGTGAGGTACCACGAGGCGGTCTCCAGGGCCGCGCGCTCGACCCAGTGGTACAACTCCTCCAGCCGCTCCGCCGGCGCCCCCCAGTCCCCCTGCGGGAAGGGCCGCCCGGCCAGGTCCCCCACCCACGGCCCGGTCGCCGACGCCCACGGCTCCGCCCACAGCCCGGACCCCTCACCCCGCCCGTCCTGGGGTCCCCCCTCGGGCTGCATCTCCGGCTGGCTCACCCGGCACTCCCTACTGACGACGCTGCTGACGACAGTGCGAGACACGCGTACGGGCAGATGAAGGCACCCTGACGCGGCCGGACCCTTCCTACCTCCCAATGGGTGGCGAAGACCCCGTTTTCACCGCTTTTCCCCCTGGAAGAGGCGCTTGATCAGGTATACGAATCCCCGTCGGCTCACTCGAAAGAGTGGCGCGGCACAGGCCGTGCCGACCACGTAGGCTCGTGACGACCGCAAGAACGTCCGCGGGGACGTTCGTAGGACGACTGCCGTGCGTGGTCGTTCGTGAGTACTCGTGCGAGGGAGCTGAACGTGATCCCCGGTGGTGGCCAGCCCAACATGCAGCAGCTGCTCCAGCAGGCCCAGAAGATGCAGCAGGACCTGGCGAAGGCGCAGGAGGAGCTCGCACGGACGGAGGTCGACGGTCAGGCGGGCGGCGGGCTGGTGCGGGCCACCGTCACCGGCTCCGGTGAACTGCGCGGCCTGAAGATCGACCCCAAGGCGGTGGACCCGGAGGACACCGAGACCCTCGCCGACCTGATCGTCGCGGCCGTCCAGGCGGCCAACGAGAACGCCCAGACCCTCCAGCAGCAGAAGCTGGGCCCCCTCGCCCAGGGCCTCGGCGGCGGTGGCGCGGGCATTCCCGGCCTGCCCTTCTGAACACCTACGCGACCCCCCTCCGACCCCATCCGTGCCGCGTACCGCCTTCCTCGGAGCGGCGGCGGCCGACTACGGTACGTACTGAAGACACCAGGAAGGACGGCAGTCCGTGTACGAAGGCGTGGTCCAGGACCTCATCGACGAGTTGGGGCGGCTGCCCGGCGTCGGTCCCAAGAGCGCGCAGCGGATCGCCTTCCACATCCTCCAGGCGGAGCCGACGGACGTACGGCGGCTGGCGCACACCCTCCTCGAAGTGAAGGCGAAGGTCCGCTTCTGCGCGACCTGCGGCAACGTCGCCCAGGAGGAGCTGTGCGGCATCTGCCGCGACTCCCGCCGCGACATCACGGTCATCTGCGTGGTGGAGGAGCCGAAGGACGTCGTAGCGATCGAACGCACTCGCGAATTCCGAGGGAAGTACCACGTCCTCGGCGGCGCGATCAGCCCGATCGAGGGCGTCGGCCCCGACGACCTGCGCATACGGGAGCTGCTGACCCGCCTGGCCGACGGGACGGTCACCGAGCTGATCCTGGCCACGGACCCGAATCTCGAAGGCGAGGCCACGGCCACGTACCTCGCCCGCATGATCAAACCCATGGGCCTCAAGGTCACCCGCCTGGCCAGCGGCCTCCCGGTGGGCGGCGACCTGGAATACGCGGACGAGGTGACCCTCGGCCGCGCCTTCGAGGGGAGACGATTGCTGGATGTCTGACGCCACGCTGCACGCGACGGACCTGAACCCGGACGACTTCGCGGTCCAGATCGCGGACCAGATCGAGAGCTTCCTGGTCGCGGTCACCGAGGTGGCCAAGGGCGACGAGCCGGACTCGGCCGTCCCCTTCCTCCTCCTGGAGGTGTCCCAGCTGCTCCTGGCCGGAGGCCGTCTCGGCGCGCACGAGGACATCGTTCCGGACGAGCGCTACGAGCCCGACCCGGGCCCCGAGACGGACGTCGACGAGCTGCGCGAACGCCTGGCTCTGATGCTTGAGCCGGTCGACGTCTACTCCGAGGTCTTCGACCCCTACGAGCCCCGCAAGGCGCCGGTTCCGGCCCGGATCTCCGACGACCTCGCCGACGTCATCGCCGACCTCCGCCACGGCATGGCCCACTACCGCGCGGGCCGCACCTCCGAGGCCCTGTGGTGGTGGCAGTTCTCCTACTTCTCCAACTGGGGCTCCACGGCCTCGGCGACACTCAGGGCCCTGCAGTCCCTCGTCGCCCACGTCCGTCTCAACCAGCCCCTGGCCGAGCTCGACGGCCTCGACACCGACCAGGAACTGATGGGCGACGAAACCCTGGAGTTCGAGGCGGGCCAGGTCATGGTGGAGGAGATCGCGGAACCGCTGGGACTGCGGAAGGTGAAGTAGCCCTTCGCGCCGCCCGCGCCCAGCCTCAGCTCAGGGAATCGGGTCCCGTCCGACGCCGGGCGGGACCTTTCCACGTCATGGGGCGGGACCTTTCGACGTCATCGGGCAACTGGGATGAGCAGCGGCAGGTGACGGAAAGTGCTCCCGCAGAGGGTCCTGCAAGTGGGGGCACCGGCGGTAGCGTAGGCACCGTCGTCGTACGACGCCCCGTACCTCCTCGCGCGATCCCCTCGCACCCCGACAGGAACCGGACCCAGTGACGTGACCGTTCTCCTGCTCCTTCTCGCCGCCGTGGCCGTGACCGCCGCAGTGCTGGGCCCCCGCGCCCTGGTGAAGGCGATGTGGCCCGAGCGGGAACCCGTGGTCGCGCTGTGGGCGTGGCAGTGCCTGGTGGCGGCGGCTCTGCTGAGCTGCCTCGCGGCGCTCGTGCTCGGGGCAGCGGCGGTGTTCGAGACGGTCCGCACGCAGGCCTTCGCGCCCGCGCCCCCGGCCGTGACCGCCGCGTACGACCTCACGGCCGCGCCGCCCTGGACGGCCGTACTGACGCTGGCGCTGGCCTGCGGGGCGGCGTGGAGCGGCGCGATGCTGGCCCGGGAGCTGGTCGAGGCCCGGCGCAGCCGGCACCTCCGCCGCGCGCACCTGCGCGAGCGCGCCCCCGACCTCCCGGCGGGGCTGCCGCAGACGAAGGGGCCGCTGCTGGTCCTGGAGGACGAGTACCCGGACGCGTGGCTGATGCCGGGCACCCCGCCCCAACTGGTCGTCACCACGGGTGCGTTGGGCAAGCTGAGCGACCGCCAGCTCGACGCCGTGCTCGCTCACGAACTCGGCCACGCCCGCGCCCGCCACGACTGGCTGCTCCACCTCTCCACCGCCCTCGCCACGGGCTTCCCGCACATCCCCCTCTTCGCCCACTTCGCCGACCAGACCCACCGCCTGGTCGAACTCGCCGCCGACGACACGGCGTCGCGCCGCTGCGGCCACCTGACCACGGCCCTCGCCCTCATCGAACTCAACCAACACCGGGGCGTGTTGAGCTGCTCCAACACCCGCCGCCTGCTGGGCGACCGGGTGGAGCGCCTGCTGGAACCCCCGCCCCGCCTGGACCGCATCCGCCGCGCGGCCACCACCACGGCCGCCGGGCTCCTGGCCCTCCTCCCGCTCCTCATCGCGTTCGCACCGGCGCTGGGGACGCTGTAGGGCCGGTCCTCGGGTTTTTCAGCCGCCCTTATCCGGCCGTCTGTTGCCGGAGGAAGTCCAGGAGTACGGCGGTGAGTTCGACGGGAGCGTCCTCCTGGACAAGGTGCCCCGCGCCGGAGATCGACTCGAATCGCGCGCCGGGGACGAGGCCGGCCAGCTCCCGCCCCTTCGCCAGGGGAATCCACCCGTCCTCCTCGCCCCAGCACACCAGCGCCGGGATGCCGATCTCTCCGTACCGGTCCTGGATCTCGTCGGTGTGGGTCTGGTCCGCCTGGGCGATCTGCCGGTAGAAGGCGGGCTGACCGTGTTCGCCGAGCCACGGCTGGACGAGCCGGTCGAGGACCGTCGGATACAGCCCGGGGCTGCTGGCGGAACTCACGTACTCACGCACCAGGGCCCGGTGCAGGGCGGGCGGCAGTTGTTCGAAGACCTCGGCGTGGCGGCCGAGCAGACGGAAGGCCGGGGAGCCCCACGGCGCCAGCGCGACCGGGTCGACGAGGGCGAGTGCGCGGTAGCGGGCCCCGTGCAGCAGATGCGCCCGCAGCGACACGGCGCCACCGAAGTCGTGGGCCACCACGAAGGGCTCCTCCAGCCCCCAGTGCGCCAGCAGCTCGGCGAAGACCCGGCCCTGGGCGGCGAGGGACACGTCCTGACCGGCGTGCTGGTCGGACTCCCCGTAGCCGGGCATGTCCCACACGAACACCTGGTACCGGCCGGTCCCGGCCAGCGCACGGGCCACGCCCCGCCAGACGTACGACGAG
Proteins encoded:
- a CDS encoding SLATT domain-containing protein, which translates into the protein MSQPEMQPEGGPQDGRGEGSGLWAEPWASATGPWVGDLAGRPFPQGDWGAPAERLEELYHWVERAALETASWYLTDRVWKRMAARVLRIGAATGALAGAALPLLDLTGAVSGAAPWGYLALLSCVACVAVDRFFGVTSGWMRDVATAQAVQRRLQVLRFDWASESAREVLGPAEGTAGEAAERCLGVLRRFSEDVTELVRAETADWMVEFRAGGSPLGVQAGGAGSRPEGSANGRAPMPPGARPNMPRQRPPEAR
- a CDS encoding YbaB/EbfC family nucleoid-associated protein; this encodes MIPGGGQPNMQQLLQQAQKMQQDLAKAQEELARTEVDGQAGGGLVRATVTGSGELRGLKIDPKAVDPEDTETLADLIVAAVQAANENAQTLQQQKLGPLAQGLGGGGAGIPGLPF
- the recR gene encoding recombination mediator RecR; this translates as MYEGVVQDLIDELGRLPGVGPKSAQRIAFHILQAEPTDVRRLAHTLLEVKAKVRFCATCGNVAQEELCGICRDSRRDITVICVVEEPKDVVAIERTREFRGKYHVLGGAISPIEGVGPDDLRIRELLTRLADGTVTELILATDPNLEGEATATYLARMIKPMGLKVTRLASGLPVGGDLEYADEVTLGRAFEGRRLLDV
- a CDS encoding DUF5063 domain-containing protein — protein: MSDATLHATDLNPDDFAVQIADQIESFLVAVTEVAKGDEPDSAVPFLLLEVSQLLLAGGRLGAHEDIVPDERYEPDPGPETDVDELRERLALMLEPVDVYSEVFDPYEPRKAPVPARISDDLADVIADLRHGMAHYRAGRTSEALWWWQFSYFSNWGSTASATLRALQSLVAHVRLNQPLAELDGLDTDQELMGDETLEFEAGQVMVEEIAEPLGLRKVK
- a CDS encoding M56 family metallopeptidase, with the protein product MTVLLLLLAAVAVTAAVLGPRALVKAMWPEREPVVALWAWQCLVAAALLSCLAALVLGAAAVFETVRTQAFAPAPPAVTAAYDLTAAPPWTAVLTLALACGAAWSGAMLARELVEARRSRHLRRAHLRERAPDLPAGLPQTKGPLLVLEDEYPDAWLMPGTPPQLVVTTGALGKLSDRQLDAVLAHELGHARARHDWLLHLSTALATGFPHIPLFAHFADQTHRLVELAADDTASRRCGHLTTALALIELNQHRGVLSCSNTRRLLGDRVERLLEPPPRLDRIRRAATTTAAGLLALLPLLIAFAPALGTL
- a CDS encoding alpha/beta fold hydrolase, which produces MSDVRLTETFRSGSGDVRWGSLGEPGGDPVVLLHGTPFSSYVWRGVARALAGTGRYQVFVWDMPGYGESDQHAGQDVSLAAQGRVFAELLAHWGLEEPFVVAHDFGGAVSLRAHLLHGARYRALALVDPVALAPWGSPAFRLLGRHAEVFEQLPPALHRALVREYVSSASSPGLYPTVLDRLVQPWLGEHGQPAFYRQIAQADQTHTDEIQDRYGEIGIPALVCWGEEDGWIPLAKGRELAGLVPGARFESISGAGHLVQEDAPVELTAVLLDFLRQQTAG